TACCGTCAAACCCTGCCTGAGGGGTATCATTTTTCCGTTCTCATCCAACAGGATAGTTCCCACAAACCAGAAAGGGGCAAGGTGGCAGAAAAAACCACGCGGCCAGACCGTTATTAATCACTTGTAAAGGCTCTTTATCTACCCTAATATACTAATAATTTCTACCATAGCCTGTGATCGGAAAAATATTTCCAATCAAAACCATGAGATTACCTGAGTGCCTGTCAGAATGAACCCTCTCACTTCCTTGGCTCGATATGTTGACATCCGACTCAGCCGCTCGCTTCGCAGGCCTCCGAAATCACTCCCCATCCTGCTTCTCTGGATAACGGACCGCTGCAATCTCCGTTGCGCCATGTGCGGAGATCAGTGGCGCGCCGAGCAGAACGCCGACCGGCAGCTTTTGTCTTTTGAAGATCTTGAAAACCTTGTTGCCGCGGCAAAACGTCTGCACACGCTGGTTATTTCCATCACCGGCGGAGAACCCCTGCTCCGCCCTGATATTTTCCGGATTCTCAAACTCATCAAGGAGGCGGGCATTGCCGCCAATATCTGCACCAACGGCACCCTGCTCAACGAGGAATGCGTCCGGAAGCTGACCGCCACATCCCTGAAATCCATTTCGGTGTCACTGGACTCCGGTGATGCGCTCATTCACGATACCCTGCGCGGCAAAACCGGGGCCTTTCACTCCACGGTTGCAGGGATCAAATTACTCAGAAAAGCGTTGCCCGAACTGTCGATCAATATCAACTGCACCATCTCCAGGAAGAATTTCCGCGAGATGCCGGAAATGGTCCTGCTGGCCGCTGACCTCGGCTGCAACAAAATCAGCTTTGCCCCCATCCACACCAACCTCCAGCATCAACACCGGCCGGAAGAACAGTTTGATGACCTCATTTTCTCCGAAGAGGA
This portion of the Pseudomonadota bacterium genome encodes:
- a CDS encoding radical SAM protein — translated: MARYVDIRLSRSLRRPPKSLPILLLWITDRCNLRCAMCGDQWRAEQNADRQLLSFEDLENLVAAAKRLHTLVISITGGEPLLRPDIFRILKLIKEAGIAANICTNGTLLNEECVRKLTATSLKSISVSLDSGDALIHDTLRGKTGAFHSTVAGIKLLRKALPELSININCTISRKNFREMPEMVLLAADLGCNKISFAPIHTNLQHQHRPEEQFDDLIFSEEDLKELKGEIAGSKKLAAEKGIRTSSDIFLGSITDFYHEPLRWHDCYAGYASCAVSPWGEVSPCVDLPSTLDLHEKSLDTIWRSAEFQQLRNKVDSCAGRCWDTTNAEIAIRFTTAGLLGELWTILHDLKTYSGYK